Proteins encoded by one window of Candidatus Nitrosocosmicus hydrocola:
- a CDS encoding sporulation protein Cse60: MTRVKTYDNQQLSDLEKSINEFLKKDEVDRLIDVKFTAISKNDVDKYAALIVYEENITPGKEDPQIYE, translated from the coding sequence ATGACAAGAGTCAAGACCTATGACAACCAACAATTGTCCGACCTGGAAAAAAGTATCAACGAGTTTCTAAAAAAGGATGAAGTAGATCGCTTGATAGATGTTAAGTTTACCGCTATTAGTAAAAACGATGTTGACAAATACGCAGCTTTAATTGTTTACGAAGAGAATATTACCCCAGGGAAAGAAGATCCTCAAATTTATGAATAA
- a CDS encoding tautomerase family protein, producing MPIVNVQMYSGRTQKEKDRLAEAITEDIVKILNVGKEDVIVVFTEAPHGNWYASGVRL from the coding sequence ATGCCTATAGTTAATGTGCAAATGTATAGTGGAAGAACTCAAAAGGAAAAAGATAGATTGGCAGAAGCAATTACTGAGGATATAGTTAAGATATTGAATGTGGGCAAAGAAGACGTTATAGTAGTATTTACTGAAGCACCTCATGGAAATTGGTATGCTTCTGGTGTTCGTCTATAA
- a CDS encoding FxLYD domain-containing protein: MKEILSVILSTLVFMLAMPLAYGQPLDTATNVDTTSNLNANTTDPEATIGKSENLTITDLRFRGESNQITGTVTNNSTNEQSSISIYAVLFDSDDSFLGIAQGRPLVESLPPADNSPFSIDLFSGFGLFAMPEEVNGIDHYTIYVRGYEPLF, translated from the coding sequence ATGAAAGAAATTCTTTCTGTTATCCTCTCGACTCTTGTTTTTATGCTAGCAATGCCTCTTGCTTATGGACAACCGCTTGATACTGCGACAAATGTTGATACAACTTCAAATCTAAATGCAAATACAACTGATCCCGAAGCTACAATAGGAAAAAGTGAAAATCTTACTATAACCGACCTTAGATTTCGCGGAGAATCAAACCAAATAACAGGAACAGTTACAAATAATTCTACAAACGAACAATCTTCTATATCAATATATGCGGTACTTTTTGATAGTGATGATTCTTTTCTTGGGATAGCTCAGGGAAGACCTTTAGTTGAATCACTTCCGCCAGCTGATAACTCCCCCTTCTCAATAGATTTGTTCTCAGGATTTGGACTCTTTGCAATGCCTGAGGAAGTAAATGGAATTGACCATTATACTATCTATGTAAGAGGATATGAACCGCTTTTCTAA
- a CDS encoding response regulator, with translation MQLSSISILLVDDEKELADLYGEFASSCGVNVVSYTKPFMALKHYKQNLYKYSLVITDLIMPKINGIEFANEIRRLGTSIMIILMIPFDVVGLEEMPAYHSAKISKILKKPIKINTFRKIIQTSVQIP, from the coding sequence ATGCAATTGTCATCCATATCTATCCTCCTTGTAGATGATGAAAAAGAGTTAGCTGACCTGTACGGCGAATTTGCATCAAGTTGTGGAGTTAATGTTGTTTCATATACCAAACCATTCATGGCACTAAAGCACTACAAACAAAATCTCTACAAATATTCTTTAGTCATAACCGATTTAATTATGCCAAAAATAAACGGAATCGAATTTGCAAACGAAATAAGGAGACTCGGCACATCAATAATGATAATTCTCATGATTCCATTTGATGTTGTGGGCTTGGAAGAAATGCCTGCTTATCACTCAGCAAAAATTAGTAAAATCCTTAAAAAACCGATCAAGATTAATACTTTTAGAAAGATTATTCAAACAAGCGTACAAATTCCATAA
- a CDS encoding M23 family metallopeptidase, producing MRTKNSYRIPVPRKMLQRIDRHSSPAHVGRLRNAIDFIVPNNTPVLAAAEGVVTYIKDDSNVVGPDASYWFYTNFITIRHSNGEYSRYDHLDFKSSSVKLNQKVRAGEVISKVGMTGYTYIPHLHFQVFVFTGYNIWTDFETLEIKKFRNIL from the coding sequence ATGAGGACAAAGAACTCGTACCGAATTCCTGTACCTAGAAAAATGTTACAAAGAATCGATAGACATTCGTCTCCTGCGCATGTAGGTAGGCTCCGTAATGCTATAGATTTTATCGTTCCCAATAATACACCAGTTCTCGCGGCAGCAGAAGGAGTGGTAACTTATATTAAAGATGATTCGAATGTAGTAGGACCTGATGCATCATATTGGTTTTATACAAACTTTATTACAATAAGGCATTCCAATGGTGAGTATTCTCGTTATGACCATCTTGATTTTAAAAGCTCGTCGGTCAAATTAAATCAAAAGGTTCGTGCAGGGGAGGTAATATCTAAAGTCGGCATGACAGGTTATACATACATTCCCCATTTACACTTTCAGGTATTTGTTTTCACTGGTTATAATATTTGGACTGATTTTGAAACTTTAGAGATCAAAAAATTCAGAAATATTTTGTAA
- a CDS encoding S1C family serine protease has product MLNGNRLKVFAFDSMIVVFSLILLSSLLTNTIVAQPQPQEQEQEQQLNYSSNSFNNSIQSTNTTALSGAQLTTSNASANEFMLPSLFAKNEKSIVSIIAKLPMVNGSEVNSSNIQNNSSISNNQSDAFGTGFIYDTKGHVITTDSVIAGSHLQEVEFMDGTIYYAEVVGSDPYSDITVLHVKGVPENKLKPVEFINNSSDLLVGEQAATIGTSGMLSGLLSNGIISGVHKTIDLTLIDEDALPYAVVDAIVSNVVTNPGSVGAPLFNMDGKVIGMNTVVSSKSEEYAGFSIAISSNIIKNEVPQIISTGTYEHPWLGITGTDLTPDIISAIGLNNNETKGVLVVEVDQGSPAEIGGLTEGTPENSVYLGNNETANSDADIIVGLDATPVHKIENIANYFQGKSVGDIVILEILRNGDIQNMNITLTARP; this is encoded by the coding sequence ATGCTTAATGGCAATAGATTAAAGGTATTTGCTTTTGATTCGATGATAGTTGTGTTTTCCTTAATATTATTATCATCATTATTAACAAACACCATTGTAGCACAACCACAACCACAAGAACAAGAACAAGAACAACAATTGAATTATTCTTCTAATTCATTTAATAACTCCATACAATCTACGAACACGACAGCATTATCGGGTGCACAGTTAACTACATCAAATGCGTCAGCCAATGAATTCATGCTTCCATCGTTATTTGCTAAAAATGAAAAATCAATAGTATCGATTATAGCCAAATTACCCATGGTCAATGGTTCTGAAGTGAACTCAAGTAATATACAAAATAACAGCAGTATTTCCAATAATCAATCAGATGCATTTGGAACTGGATTTATTTATGATACTAAAGGCCATGTAATAACTACCGATAGTGTTATTGCTGGTTCCCATTTACAAGAAGTAGAATTTATGGATGGTACAATTTATTACGCAGAGGTGGTAGGCTCTGATCCTTATTCGGATATCACAGTACTACATGTAAAAGGGGTACCAGAAAACAAACTAAAGCCAGTAGAATTCATAAACAATTCTTCTGATTTGCTGGTAGGGGAACAAGCTGCAACTATTGGGACTTCTGGTATGTTAAGTGGACTGTTATCTAATGGAATAATTAGCGGGGTGCACAAAACAATTGATTTAACACTTATTGATGAAGATGCACTACCATATGCTGTTGTTGATGCCATAGTGTCTAATGTAGTAACAAATCCTGGGAGTGTAGGAGCACCACTTTTTAACATGGATGGAAAGGTAATAGGAATGAACACTGTAGTTTCCTCCAAATCTGAAGAATATGCAGGATTTAGCATTGCTATTTCATCCAACATCATAAAGAATGAAGTTCCTCAAATTATTTCAACTGGCACTTATGAGCATCCATGGCTTGGTATTACTGGTACTGACTTGACACCTGACATAATATCTGCAATTGGATTGAATAATAATGAGACCAAAGGTGTTTTGGTAGTGGAAGTAGATCAAGGAAGCCCAGCCGAAATAGGAGGGTTAACAGAAGGTACTCCAGAGAATAGTGTTTATCTAGGTAATAATGAAACTGCGAATTCTGATGCCGATATTATTGTAGGGTTAGATGCCACGCCTGTCCATAAAATAGAGAACATTGCAAATTATTTCCAAGGTAAATCAGTAGGCGACATTGTAATTTTAGAGATACTTAGGAACGGGGATATACAGAATATGAATATAACTCTCACTGCGAGGCCCTAA